The genomic interval GGCGCTCGCGAAGGCGAGCGTGTAGGCGTTCACGAACCACTGCAGCTCTTCGACGCTCGCACCCAGCTGCGCGTGCAGCACCGGCAGGGCGTTCGTCATGACGAGGTTGTCGAGGGTGGCCATGAACATCGGGAGGGATGCCGCGGCGACGACGAGTCCGAATGCTCGCCTCCGCACTGGCGTCGCGGTCAGGACTTCGCTCATGGGAGGCTCCTCCAGATAGTTGTAATTGGATGATTACTTAGGTTCTTCGCCACTGTAGTAATCGACTGATAACATGTCAAGCGTGACCACGAATCAGCAGACGGCAGTGACGCCGATGCCCGACAGCTCCCGGCGAATGAGCTCGGAGGAGCGGCGCGACCAAATCGTCGCGGCCGCCATCGCGGTTTTCGGCGCACGCGGCTATGAGGGCACCACGACAGACGACGTCGCCCGCACCGCGGGCGTCAGCCAGCCATACGTCGTGCGTCTGTTCCGCTCGAAGGAGAACCTCTTCCTCGCGGCCATGCAGTCCTCGCTCGACCAGCTGATGCAGGTGTTCCGTGTCGCATTGGCGGATGCGGCATCCGACCTTCCGGTCTCGAAGCGGATCGGCGAGGCGTACGTCGACCTGCTGAGCACGCGCGGGCTGCATCAGACGCTGTCGCACGCCTGGCTCCTGGGCGGACACCCGGTCATCGGACCGGCCGCCCGCAAGGGATTCGCGCAGGTCTGGCGGTTCTTCCGCGATGAGGCGGGGCTGGATGCCGATCAGGCCCGCATGTTCCTTGCGGAGGGCATGCTCATCAACGTCATGATCGGGATGCGGCTGGTGGACGACTACGGGTCGGACCCCAGCATCACCGAGCTCTTCCGCGCCTGCTTCCCCACCGAGCTGCCGCATATCCTCGATATCGCACCGCGCGGCGACGAGCCCTGGTGACGCTCGCGGTCTGACCGCGGTCCGGCGTATCGTCTGGGGCATGTGCCGGAACATCCACACCCTCCACAACTTCGAGCCCGCCGCAACCAACGACGAGGTGCATGCCGCCGCGCTGCAGTACGTGCGCAAGATCTCGGGCACTACGAAGCCCTCGAAGGCGAACCAGGAAGCGTTCGATCACGCGGTGCACGAGATCGCGCACATCACGGGGCACCTGCTGCAGGACCTCGTGGCAACCGTTCCCCCGAAGAACCGCGAGGAAGAGGCGGCAAAGGCTCGCGCTCGGGCAATCGCCTCCGGCCGGTACTCAGCCGCCTGACGCCTCTCGCTGCGATAGTCTGGTCGGCTCCCTCGGCGCATTCTCGCCGGAGCGAAGAGGATCATCGTGGGCTACATCGACGTCAACGGCGTCTCATACGCGCTGCCGGACGGCAGGCCCCTGCTCGACGACATCGCGTTCCGGGTGGGTGAGGGGTCCACCACAGCCCTCATCGGCGCCAACGGCGCAGGAAAGACCACGCTGCTGCGCATCATCCGCGGCGAAGAGGCACCGCATGCCGGATCGGTCTCGATCGGAGGCGGCCTGGGCGTGATGGATCAGTTCGTCGGCCACGGAGCCACCGGCGACACCGTGCACGACCTGCTGATCTCGGTCGCGCCGCCCCGCGTGCGCGCCGCCGCGATCGAGCTCGAGCAGGCTGAGGCCGCCATCATCGACCACGATGACCTCGACACGCAGATGCGCTACGCCGGGGCGCTCGCCGACTACGCCGAGGCGGGCGGGTACGAGCACGAGACGCTCTGGGATACCTGCACGATCGCGGCACTCGGCATCCCGTTCGCTCGTGCCCGCTTCCGCGAGCTCGTGACACTGTCGGGCGGCGAGCAGAAGCGGCTGGCCCTCGAAGCTCTGCTGCGCGGACCGGATGACCTACTGCTGCTCGACGAGCCCGACAACTACCTCGACGTGCCGGGCAAGCGGTGGCTCGAGCAGCGCCTGCGCGAGACGCCGAAGACGGTGCTGCTGGTCTCGCACGACCGCGAGCTGCTCGCGCGGGGCGCCGACCGCATCGTCACCCTCGAAGTCGGCGGCGCAGGATCGTCGGCGTGGGTGCACGGCGGCGGCTTCGCGACTTATCACCGCGCACGCGAAGAGCGGATGGCGCGCCTCGACGAACTGCGCCGGAGGTGGGACGAGCAGCATGTCAAGCTCAAGACGCTGGTCGCCGACCTCAAGGTGAAGGCCGCAGCCAACGACGGATTCGCCTCGCGTTATCGGGCGGCCCAGACGCGGCTGCGGTGGTTCGAAGACGCCGGTCCGCCCGAGGAGCGGCCGCCGGAACAGGACCTCGACGTGCGACTGCGCGGACAGCGCACCGGGCGTCGCGCCGTCGTCGCGGAGCGGCTTGAGCTGACCGGGCTGATGGCGCCCTTCGACCTCGAGGTGTGGTTCGGCGACCGCGTCGCGGTGCTCGGTTCGAACGGGTCGGGGAAGTCGCATTTCCTCCGGCTGCTGGCGGGCGGCGGCACCGACCCGGATGCGCTGCTCGGCCATGTGACCGCGGTCGGCACGAGCCTCGAGCCCGTGCCGCACACCGGTCGCGCCGTGCTCGGCGCCCGAGTCGTGCCCGGGTGGTTCGCGCAGACGCACCGGCATCCGGAGTTCCGCGGACGAACGCTGCTCGACATCCTGC from Microbacterium pumilum carries:
- a CDS encoding TetR/AcrR family transcriptional regulator → MSSVTTNQQTAVTPMPDSSRRMSSEERRDQIVAAAIAVFGARGYEGTTTDDVARTAGVSQPYVVRLFRSKENLFLAAMQSSLDQLMQVFRVALADAASDLPVSKRIGEAYVDLLSTRGLHQTLSHAWLLGGHPVIGPAARKGFAQVWRFFRDEAGLDADQARMFLAEGMLINVMIGMRLVDDYGSDPSITELFRACFPTELPHILDIAPRGDEPW
- a CDS encoding DUF2277 domain-containing protein, which codes for MCRNIHTLHNFEPAATNDEVHAAALQYVRKISGTTKPSKANQEAFDHAVHEIAHITGHLLQDLVATVPPKNREEEAAKARARAIASGRYSAA
- a CDS encoding ATP-binding cassette domain-containing protein gives rise to the protein MGYIDVNGVSYALPDGRPLLDDIAFRVGEGSTTALIGANGAGKTTLLRIIRGEEAPHAGSVSIGGGLGVMDQFVGHGATGDTVHDLLISVAPPRVRAAAIELEQAEAAIIDHDDLDTQMRYAGALADYAEAGGYEHETLWDTCTIAALGIPFARARFRELVTLSGGEQKRLALEALLRGPDDLLLLDEPDNYLDVPGKRWLEQRLRETPKTVLLVSHDRELLARGADRIVTLEVGGAGSSAWVHGGGFATYHRAREERMARLDELRRRWDEQHVKLKTLVADLKVKAAANDGFASRYRAAQTRLRWFEDAGPPEERPPEQDLDVRLRGQRTGRRAVVAERLELTGLMAPFDLEVWFGDRVAVLGSNGSGKSHFLRLLAGGGTDPDALLGHVTAVGTSLEPVPHTGRAVLGARVVPGWFAQTHRHPEFRGRTLLDILHRGDDRRAGLPRDAASSALDRYGLVRQAEQTFDTLSGGQQARFQILMLELSGATLLLLDEPTDNLDLVSAEALEDALARFQGTVLAVTHDRWFARSFDRFLVFGTDGRVYESDVPVWDETRVIRAR